One part of the Deferribacterota bacterium genome encodes these proteins:
- a CDS encoding ATPase, T2SS/T4P/T4SS family produces the protein MDIERLIGKIFKDFDSSEVSDILLLENDVYVLYNQELTKFPTEGYNFIDILRDIFELSSIYKKYGLTAFDENELKSKIVNFSSINATFSLKTKGLRFRIHIFLSMGKFVCVLRLIYFSNKKFTDLGFNMKYINPIIEKKHGLILISGPAGAGKSTTAATLIEHYSKAFKWHIVTIEDPIEYIFTNSSSVISQREIGLDTPNYTKALTDVLRERPSAIFVGEIVAKDVAELALQAATAGQLVISTIHASSAIETVERFVNLYEMDFVSNIRLKLAYSLLAIISQRLVRVKVGDTVKLRLLYEVLLNDNQSKALISSPNQRLTLLYDVLKRQGVKLIIEQLDRLIDKNMIC, from the coding sequence ATGGATATAGAGAGATTAATAGGAAAGATATTTAAGGATTTTGATTCATCTGAGGTTAGTGATATTCTTTTATTAGAAAATGATGTTTATGTATTATATAACCAAGAATTAACAAAATTTCCTACAGAAGGTTATAATTTTATTGACATATTAAGAGATATTTTTGAGTTATCTTCTATTTATAAGAAATATGGTTTAACAGCTTTTGATGAAAATGAGCTAAAGAGTAAAATTGTAAATTTTAGTTCTATTAATGCTACTTTTTCATTAAAAACAAAGGGTTTACGTTTTAGAATACATATATTTTTATCAATGGGAAAGTTTGTATGTGTTTTACGATTAATATATTTTTCAAATAAAAAATTTACCGACTTAGGATTTAATATGAAATATATAAACCCCATAATTGAAAAGAAACATGGTTTAATACTTATTTCTGGTCCAGCTGGGGCAGGAAAATCAACTACAGCTGCAACATTAATAGAGCACTATAGTAAAGCTTTTAAATGGCATATTGTAACAATTGAAGATCCTATAGAATATATTTTTACTAATAGTTCTTCAGTTATATCACAAAGAGAGATTGGATTAGATACTCCAAATTATACAAAAGCCCTTACCGATGTATTAAGAGAAAGGCCAAGTGCTATTTTTGTGGGCGAAATAGTTGCAAAAGATGTTGCAGAATTAGCTTTACAAGCAGCAACAGCGGGTCAATTAGTTATATCAACAATCCATGCGTCATCAGCTATTGAGACAGTGGAGAGATTTGTGAATCTTTATGAGATGGATTTTGTTAGTAATATAAGACTAAAATTAGCCTACTCACTATTGGCTATAATATCTCAAAGGTTGGTTAGAGTGAAAGTTGGTGATACTGTAAAATTGAGGCTACTATATGAAGTGTTATTAAATGACAATCAATCAAAGGCATTAATATCTAGCCCAAATCAAAGACTTACGCTATTATATGATGTTCTAAAAAGGCAGGGAGTAAAACTAATTATAGAACAACTAGATA